ATGGCCTTGCGGTACTCGGTCCGCACGCGCTTGGCGCTCTTCCAGACCTCGGTGGGGTTCGTGCCCTCCGCCTTGATCTTGTTGAAGACCGAACCGTCCCCGAGGTCGTCCCAGTCGATCATGTGCGCGATGGGGGACCAGGGGTTGTGGCTGGAGGCCAGGATGATCTCCGCCATGATCGGGTCGCGGTCCTTCTTGCCGTGTTCCAGCTTCTGGAAGGCCTCCAGGCTGAACTGGTCCGGCACGGGCGTCCAGCTGAAGTACGGACCCTGGTAGCCGAGGTGCGTGGAGTCGTAGATGTTGTCGAGGCCGAAGTACTTGCCCTCGGGCCAGGACTTCCGCACGCCGGGGACGATGCCGACCGTGCGCCAGGCGCCGGTCTTCTGGAAGTAGCTGGTGAGGGTGGCGCGGTCACTGGTGGTCACTGTCCGGTACCGCTGCTGGTTCTTGATCCACAGACCGGACAGGAACGTCGTGTGGGCGAGCCAGCTGCCGGCGCCCGTCACGGGTGACGTGAGCCAGCCGCTGCGCGCCGCGAACCCGGCTGACTTGAGCCTGGCGTCGCCGTCCTTGAGCGTCGCGTCGATCTCCGGTGCCATCGCCGGATCGTCGATCGCCACCCGGCCGTAGCTCTCGACGAAGGTGAACAGCACGTCCTTGCCGCGCAGCCCGGTCAGCAGCTGGTCGGACGGGGTGTCGGCGAAGGCGTCGACGTGCAGCTGCTTCTCGAAGACCTCGGCGTCCCCGAGGCCTTCGCGGACGTACTGCACCTTGTTGGAGAGGTACTGGGAGTAGCCCTTGGTGGCGATCGTCACGCCGCCAGGCTGCACGCCCATGGTGAAGCAGACGATCCACGCGGTGCCGAGGACCAGCGTGCCGCGCACGGCCACGGGGCGGTGCCGGGCCATCAGGTCCGCCAGCCGCACCATCGCGAGCGCGCTCAGCACGAGAACGGCGATCAGCAGGACGATCACGCCGATCACCGCGAGCACCTCGCCCGAGCGACCGAGCGAGTCCTTGAGGAAGTCCACCGCGTTGCTCAGCAGAATCCAGTCGAAGACCAGGTCGAACGGCCGGGCCAGGGTCTGGTAGAAGCCCATGTCGAGGCACTTCAGGACGGTGGACAGCCCGAGGAACGCCCCCAGGACGACGGCCGCGATCCGCCGTGCCCTCGACGGCAGTACGAGCAGCACGGCAGCGAGGAAGATCGCCTCCACGGGCAGGCGGAGGAACGACTGCGGGGTGATCCGGTCGAGGCGGTTGGGCATGAGGAGCACGCCGAGCACCATCGCACCGGCCAGAACGCTCGTGCCCACCCGCACGGCCCGTGCGGCGCGGGGGAAACGACGGCGCCAGCCGAACCAGCCGGGGCGGGCGGCAGCGGAGGAGGCGGCGACGCTCGGGTCGGGTTCGTCGGTGGACGTGGAATCGGAGGCCGCCGCGTCGGCGGATCCGTCGTTGCCGGAGGCCTCGTGGGGGACGACAGCCTGGTCGGGTGTCTTCCCGTCCTCCGTGCCGCCGGCCGTGTCCGCCGCCGAAGGGCGTGCGTCCGGCGCTTGCGTCTCCACGGTCGTCGTCGGCCCGGTCGCTTCGTCCGTCGCGCCGGCCGCCTCCTCGTCCGCCGGCTCCACGGCCGCCGGGACGCCCGCTTCGGAGTCGTTCACCGCGGGAGCGGCCGAGGCCTCCTCGGGCGGGGTCCGGTCCGGTGCGTCCGCGTTCGTCTCCGGCAGTTGACGAGGGGGCGTGTGGTGCGACACCCGGGGTCCTTCCGTGCGAATCCGCTGATGGCACGGCGGACCGGGCCCGCAGGGCAGGACCGCCGACCTCGCGTACGGCCCTGCGTCACCCTCCGTTCAAACACCCGGGTCAACCGCGCGCACAGAGTACGCCCGTCGTCCCCCGTCCGGCCCACCGGCAGGTCGCGGCCCCGCCTACCGGTCCGCCCCGACCGCCACCTCCTGGGCCCACCGGTAGTCCGCCTTGCCGCTGGGCGACCGCTGTATCGTCTCGGTGATCACCAGCTGCCGGGGGATCTTGTAACCGGCCAGATGCCTACGGCAGTAGGACTGGACGTCCTCCAGCGAGGGCCGTGGCGCCCCCGTGCGCAACTGCACCACCGCCGCCACATGGTTTCCCCACCTCGGGTCCGGGACACCGGCCACGAGTGCGTCGTACACGTCCGGATGGGACTTGAGCGCCTGCTCGACCTCCTCCGGATACACTTTCTCGCCGCCGGTGTTGATGCACTGGGAACCCCGGCCGAGGACGGTCACGACGCCCTCCTCGTCGACCGTCGCCATGTCGCCGAGCAGCACCCACCGCTCGCCGTCCCTCTCGAAGAAGGTGTCCGCCGTCTTCCGCGGGTCGTTGTAGTAGCCGAGCGGTACGTTGCCGCACTGGGCGATCCGGCCCACCTCGCCCGCCGCCACCGGCTCGTGGGTGGCCGGATCCACCACCTGGGTCCGGAAGTTGACGCGGATACGGAAGCCGCGCTCGGGGCCCGAGTCCGCGGTCGCCGTACCGTTGAAGCCGGACTCCGACGACCCGAAGTTGTTCAGCAGCATCACGTTCGGGACCAGGGCCTGGAACTCGGCGCGGACCGTCTCCGACATGATCGCGCCGGACGACGAGACGCTGAACAGGGCCGAGCAGTCCGTGCCCTTCATGGGCCCGTTGAGGGCGTCGATCAGTGGACGCAGCATCGCGTCGCCCACCAGGGACACGCTGGTGACCTTCTCCCTCTCGATCGTGCGCAGCACGTCCTCGGCGGTGAACTTGCGGTGGATCACCACCCGCTGGCCGAAGTTGAAGCCGATGAAGGCGGTCAGGGTCGAGGTGCCGTGCATCAGCGGGGGAGTGGGGAAGAAGGTGATTCCCTCGCCGCCGGCCGCGACCCGCTCCGCCAGCTCCTGCGGGGACTTGACCGGCTCGCCGGTGGGGGCGCCACCGCCCAGGCCGGCGAAGAACAGGTCCTCCTGGCGCCACATCACGCCCTTGGGCATGCCGGTGGTGCCGCCGGTGTAGATGATGAACTGGTCGTCGCCCGAGCGGGCCGGGAAGCCCCGCTCCGGGGACCCGGCGGCCTCCGCCTCGGCGAAGGGCACTGCCTCCAGCTCGGGCGAGCCCGGCTCCGGTTCGCCCACGCGGATCAGGTGCCGCAACGCCGTGGCCCGCGGCCGTGCCGCCGCCACCCGCTCGGTGAACTCCGCGTCGAACACCAGGGCGGCGAGGGCGGCGTCCTGGTAGAGGTACACCAACTCCTCTTCCACATAGCGGTAGTTGACGTTGACGGGCACGACCCGTGCCTTCAGGCACCCAAGCACCGTCTGGAGGTACTCGACCCCGTTGTAGAGATGCAGGCCCAGATGCTCGCCCGGGCGTATCCCGCTGTCGATCAGATGATGGGCGACCCGGTTGGCGGCGGCATCCAACTCCGCGTAGGTCAGGCGGCGTTCCGCGCCCGTACCGGGATGGTCGAGGTACACGAGTGCCGCACGGTCCGGCACCACGTCCACGACCGACTCGAACAGGTCGGCAAGGTTGTACTCCACCGCTCCTCCTGACCCTGGGCATCCCTGGCGGTTGTCGGCTCGCCGTCATCAGAGCAAAGGGCGCGGCAACTGTGAAGGGGCGGCGCCGAAGAAATCTGACTACCTGTCAGAAAACCCTTGAAGTGCTTCCTCCGCTCCTGCAACCTGTTCTCGTTCTTTCACCTGTTCTCGTTCTTTCAGAGGGGAGATGGGCGATGGGTGGCACGGAACACCTGACCGTTCGGCGTGAGAACGCCACACTGGTGCTCACACTCAACCGGCCGGAAGCCAAGAACGCGCTCTCGCTGCCGATGCTCGTCGGGCTGTACGACGGCTGGGTCGAGGCGGACGCGGACGACGCCGTCCGCTCGATCGTGCTCACCGGGGCCGGGGGCGCCTTCTGCGCCGGGATGGACCTGAAAGCCCTGGCCGGGAGCGGTCTGGAGGGAGAGGAGTACCGCCACCGGCTCAAGGCCGACCCGGACCTGCACTGGAAGGCGATGCTCCGCCACCACCGCCCCCGCAAACCGGTGATATCCGCGATCGAGGGGTACTGCGTCGCCGGCGGCACCGAGATCATCCAGGGCACCGACATCCGGGTCGCGGGCGAGTCGGCGACCTTCGGACTCTTCGAGGTCAAGCGGGGACTCTTCCCGATCGGCGGCTCCACGGTCCGCCTCCAACGGCAGATCCCGCGCACCCACGCCCTGGAAATGCTGCTCACCGCACGCCCGTACAGCGCCCAGGAGGCCGCCGCCATCGGCCTGATCGGACACGTCGTCCCCGACGGAACCGCCCTGGACAAGGCCCTGGAGATCGCCGAACGCATCAACGCCTGCGGCCCGCTCGCCGTGGAGGCCGTCAAGGCCTCCGTCTACGAGACCGCCGAGATGACCGAGACCGAGGGCCTGGCCGCCGAACTCAAGCGCGGCTGGCCCGTCTTCGACACCGCCGACGCCAAGGAAGGCACCCGTGCCTTCGCCGAGAAGCGCCCGCCCGTCTACCGGCGGGCCTGACCCCGCGAAGGAGCACCCCGGGATGACCACCGAAGTCCTCAAAGCCCCCCTGGTCGTCGAATTCCCCTTCACCCGCTCCCTGGGTCCCGTCCAGAGCGCCTTCCTGACCGGCCTGCGAGAACAGGTCGTCCTCGGTGTCCGCACCACGGACGGCCGCACCCTCGTCCCGCCCGTCGAGTACGACCCGGTGACCGCCGACGAGATACGCGACCTCGTACAGGTCGCCCCCACCGGCACCGTCACCACCTGGGCCTGGAACCACGCCCCGCGCCGCGGCCAGCCCCTCGGCACGCCCTTCGCCTGGGTCCTGGTCCGGCTCGACGGCGCCGACACGGCCCTGCTGCACGCGCTCGACGCTCCCGGCCCCGACGCCGTCCACAGCGGCATGCGGGTCCGGATCCGCTGGGCGGCGGAGCGCACGGGCGCGATCACGGACATCGCCTGCTTCGAGCCCGACGACAGCGTGATCGGCGGTGAAGCGGCCGACCACGACGGGCGGTTCGAGTCCATGGTGACCGGCATCGTCGCCTCGGCCCGCCTCGACTACACCTACTCGCCCGGCCGCGCGCAGACCGACTACATCAACGCCCTCGCCGAGCGGCGGATCGTCGGCGAGCGCTGCCCGGCCTGCCGGAAGGTGTACGTCCCGCCCAGGGGCGCGTGCCCCACCTGCGGTGTCGCCACGGCCGAGCAGGTCGAGGTGGGGCCCGGGGGCACGGTCACCACCTTCTGCATCGTCAACATCAAGGCGCGCAACCTCGACATCGAAGTGCCCTACGTCTACGCGCACATCGCCCTCGACGGCGCTGACCTCGCCCTGCACGGCCGGATCGGCGGCATCCCCTACGACCAGGTCCGTATGGGACTGCGGGTGGAGCCGGTGTGGACGGAAGGGGGCCGCTATCCCGACCACTACCGGCCCACCGGCGAGCCCGACGCGGACTACGAGACGTACAAGGAGTCGCTGTGACACGCGAGATCGCCGTCGTCGCCTTCGCACAGACCGATCACCGGCGCACCAGCGACGAGCTCTCCGAAGTCGAGATGCTCATGCCGGTGCTGCACGAGGTGCTCGACCGGACCGGCCTGAAGACCAGCGACATCGGCTTCACCTGCTCCGGCTCCTCCGACTACCTCGCCGGCCGCGCCTTCTCCTTCACCCTCGCGCTCGACGGTGTGGGCGCCTGGCCGCCGATCTCCGAGTCGCACGTGGAGATGGACGGGGCGTGGGCGCTGTACGAGGCGTGGACCAAACTGCTCACCGGCGACACCGACACGGCACTCGTCTACGCGTACGGCAAGTCCTCGCCAGGCTCGGTGCGGGACGTCCTGACCCGGCAGCTCGACCCGTACTACGTGGCCCCCCTGTGGCCGGACTCCGTGGCACTCGCCGCGCTCCAGGCGCAGGCACTCATCGACGAGGGTTACACCGACGAGCCGGCGCTCGCCGCCGTCGCCGCCCGGAGCCGGGCGGACGCGCAGGCCAACTCTCATGCCCAGCTGCGGGGTTCGGTGCCGCACGGGGAGTACGTCGTGCATCCGCTGCGTACCGGCGACTGTCCGCCGATCGGCGACGGGGCCGCCGCCGTGATCCTCGCGGCCGGTGACCGCGCCCGGGAACTGTGCGAGCGGCCCGCCTGGATCCGGGGCATCGACCACCGCATCGAGGCACACTCGCTCGGCGTCCGCGAACTGACCGACTCGCCCTCGACGCGGCTCGCCGCCGAGAAGGCCGGCGCCTTCGAACGGCCTGTGGACACCGCCGAGTTGCACGCGCCGTTCACCTCGCAGGAGGTGGTCCTCAGAAAGGCCCTCCGGCTGGGCGACGACGTCCGTGTGAACCCCTCCGGCGGTGCCCTCGCCGCCAACCCGATCATGGCCGCCGGGCTCGTCCGCATCGGCGAGGCCGCCGCTCGTATCCACCGGGGCGAGTCCGACCGGGCCCTCGCCCACGCCACCTCCGGGCCCTGTCTCCAGCAGAACCTGGTCGCCGTACTCGAAGGGGAGCCCCGTCATGTCCAGTGAACCCGTGGCGGTCGTCGGGATCGGCCAGACCAAGCACGTCGCCGCCCGCCGGGACGTGTCCATGGCCGGGTTGGTGCGGGAGGCAGCCCAACGTGCCCTGACTGACGCCGAGTTGACGTGGGCCGACATCGACGCCGTCGTCATCGGCAAGGCGCCCGACTTCTTCGAGGGCGTCATGATGCCCGAGCTGTATCTCGCCGACGCGCTCGGCGCGGTCGGCAAACCGATGCTGCGCGTGCACACGGCAGGCTCGGTCGGCGGATCCACGGCCCTGGTCGCCACGAACCTCGTCAGGTCCCGCGTCCACGCCACCGTCCTCACCCTGGCCTACGAGAAACAGTCCGAGTCGAACGCCATGTGGGGACTCTCCCTGCCGATCCCCTTCCAGCAGCCGCTGCTGGCCGGCGCCGGCGGCTTCTTCGCCCCGCACGTGCGCGCGTACATGCGGCGCAGCGGCGCCCCCGACACGGTCGGCTCGCTGGTCGCGTACAAGGACCGGCGCAACGCGCTTCTGAACCCGTACGCGCATCTGCACGAGCACGACATCACGCTGGAGAAGGTCCAGGCCTCGCCCATGCTGTGGGACCCGATCCGCTACTCCGAGACCTGCCCCTCCTCCGACGGCGCCGTCGCGATGATCCTCACCGACCGTGCCGGCGCCGGACGCGCACCTCGCCCGCCCGCCTGGCTGCACGGCGGCGCGATGCGCAGCGAACCCACGCTCTTCGCGGGCAAGGACGCCGTTTCGCCGAAGGCGGGCCAGGACTGCGCGGCCGACGTGTACCGGCAGGCCGGGATCGCCGACCCGCGCAGGGACATCGACGCCGTCGAGATGTACGTCCCGTTCTCCTGGTACGAACCCATGTGGCTGGAGAACCTCGGCTTCGCCGCCGAGGGCGAGGGCTGGAAGCTCACCGAAGCGGGGGTCACCGAGCTCGACGGTGATCTGCCCGTCAACATGTCGGGCGGTGTTCTGTCGACCAATCCGATCGGCGCCTCCGGCATGATCCGCTTCGCGGAAGCAGCCCTTCAGGTGCGCGGGCTGGCCGGAGAACACCAGGTGGACGGGGCCCGCAGGGTCCTCGGGCACGCCTACGGCGGTGGCTCGCAGTTCTTTTCGATGTGGCTCGTCGGCAGCGAACCGCCCACCTCCTGAAGCGTCCCCCTCACGTGGCCTGTCGGCGGCAGGAACCGATGGCTAGGCTGACGGCGGACGACGTAACCGGGAGGAGCACGGACGTGGCCGAGAGCACGATCCAGGAGCACCCGCTCGCGGGCTGGGACAAGCCGGAGCTGGACCTCAGCAACGCCGACTGGCAGTCCAGCAGCAGCGGGCGAGGGGATGTCCAGATCGCTTTTGTCGAGGGGTTCATCGCGATGCGCAACAGTGGCCGCGCGCACAGCCCTTCCCTGATCTTCACGCCCGCGGAGTGGGGCGCGTTCGTTTCGGGGGCACGGGAAGGGGAGTTCGACCTGACCTGAGACCGCGTCGACCTTGAGGTGGGGCCGCGACAGGGGCTGCCCGGCGGAAGGCGGGGCCGCCCCTGCGGTGCTAATGGATGCCTCGGGGATTACCATTAGCCTCATGCGGGACCCGATCACCAGCGACATCACGAGCGACGCGCGGCTTGCCCTCGACCTCGCCCTCACCGTCCGCCACGACGGCGACGGCGGCATCGCCGACGACCTCACCGACACCGCCGGCCTCACCACCTGGGTCCGCGCCCACCGCGACGCCCTGCCCGGCACGGACGGCTTCGTCGCCGACGAGGCGGAACTGGCCGCCGTACGAGAGCTGCGCGCCGCCGTACGGACCCTCTTCGCCCGCGCGGTGCGGCCCGGGGAACCGAGCCCGGCCGACGCGACCCGGCTGCTGCCCCTGGCCGAGGCGCTGCGCCGGCTCAACGAGGCCGCCGCCCGCACGCCCACCGTCCCCGTGCTCGACTGGGCCGACGACGCCGAACCCGTCGTACGTCACCAGGGCGTCCGGGGTGAGGGGGAGGTCGTGGCCGTACTCGCGCGTGCCGCCGTCGGCTTTCTCGCCGGTGCGGACCGGGAACGCCTGCGGGCCTGCCACGCTCCGCGCTGTGTGCGCTACTTCCTCAAGGAGCATCCGCGCCAGGAGTGGTGCAGGCCCGCCTGCGGGAACCGGGCCCGCGTCGCCCGCCACCACGAGCGGCACAAGCAGTCCGGCTAGGGCCTGTGTGCGTGTGCCACGCCCGCGGGACGAGAGGCCCGGCCGGACACGTACCATGGCTGTATGTCGTTCCTCCGCCGCCGCAGCGCCACTCCCGCGGGCCCCGACTTCGATGTGCTCGCCATGGATCCGGGCGACTGGCCCGGCAATCTCGGCGCGGGCCTGCTGCCCGCCCCCGATGGCAGCTGCCAGGGCGTGTTCCTGCGCTACGACCTGTTCGGCGGCCGAGGCCCCGCGATGGTCATCGGCAACCTGCCCGAGGGCTCCCCGGCCCGTGATGTCGCCGAGGACGAGGTCCCGTTCGAGGTGGCCCAGCTGCTGGTGGCCCTGGAGAACGAGGAGGAGGTCACCGTCGTCGGCACCGAGGACGTCCCGGTGATGCAGGGCGACAACCTCCTGATCGTGCGCCGCCTCAAGCTCTCCGAGAGCCGGATCGCCTGCGTGCAGTTCGACCGCAGCGACAACGTCCTGGTGACCATCGCAGCATGGGACCGTCCGATCACGGACGATCTGTACGCGCTGCTGAAGCCGCTGCCCGCGGAGCTCTTCCAGACCGCCTGAAGTGACACCGGCACTGGCAGGGGCCGGTTTCCGCCGCGCGGCGAGAACCGGCCCCCACTTCTGTCGTCGACGGCTCAGGACAGCGTGACCCGTACGTCCGCCGCCCGGACGAACGCCACCCGGTGGCCGAACTGGATCTCGTAGTACTGATCCTTGCCGACCACCACCCGGTGCGAGGCCGTGTCGAAGGTGACGGCGTAGTAGTACTCGCCCGGCACCTTCTCCCCGGCCACGTACTTCTGGCCCGCGGGCAGCTTGTACGGCAGCGGCGAGACCGCCTGGGCGGGCACGCCCGCCGGATAGGCCGAAGCCTCCGGGTACGCCCTCCCGTACACCGGGATCTCCGTCAGGCCGTCCTTCGGTGTCACGACCGCGCCGACGGCACTCACCGCCGTCGGGTTCGCGGCCGGGTTCTGGAACCAGGCCTTCTGGCCCAGATACCAGATCGCCGTCCAGTCGCCCCTGCGCTCGGCGACGGCGTACTGCTGGCCGGTGGACGCCCGCGCCCCGACGTCGTTGACGCCGATCGACGAGACGCCGCCCGGGGGATGCGTACCGATGTCCTTGACCAGCGCCGACGCGGTGTCCGGCTGCGAGTACAGCCGTACCTCGCTCGAACCGTGCGCCGCGCAAGTCTGGCCCGACGTGACACAGCCGGTGTACGTCGGCCGGTTCGACGCGTAGTCCGGCCGGATCGTCACCACCGGGCTGTCGCCCCGCAGGTGGGCGGTGCGCTCGAAGGGGTGGCCCAGCAGCGTGAAGTAGTGCTGCCAGTCCCAGTACGGGCCCGGGTCGGTGTGCATCCCGGAA
The DNA window shown above is from Streptomyces sp. NBC_01451 and carries:
- a CDS encoding sulfatase; protein product: MSHHTPPRQLPETNADAPDRTPPEEASAAPAVNDSEAGVPAAVEPADEEAAGATDEATGPTTTVETQAPDARPSAADTAGGTEDGKTPDQAVVPHEASGNDGSADAAASDSTSTDEPDPSVAASSAAARPGWFGWRRRFPRAARAVRVGTSVLAGAMVLGVLLMPNRLDRITPQSFLRLPVEAIFLAAVLLVLPSRARRIAAVVLGAFLGLSTVLKCLDMGFYQTLARPFDLVFDWILLSNAVDFLKDSLGRSGEVLAVIGVIVLLIAVLVLSALAMVRLADLMARHRPVAVRGTLVLGTAWIVCFTMGVQPGGVTIATKGYSQYLSNKVQYVREGLGDAEVFEKQLHVDAFADTPSDQLLTGLRGKDVLFTFVESYGRVAIDDPAMAPEIDATLKDGDARLKSAGFAARSGWLTSPVTGAGSWLAHTTFLSGLWIKNQQRYRTVTTSDRATLTSYFQKTGAWRTVGIVPGVRKSWPEGKYFGLDNIYDSTHLGYQGPYFSWTPVPDQFSLEAFQKLEHGKKDRDPIMAEIILASSHNPWSPIAHMIDWDDLGDGSVFNKIKAEGTNPTEVWKSAKRVRTEYRKAIQYSLDSLVQWVQRYGDDNTVLVLLGDHQPVPTVTGGTTNKDVPITIVARDPKVLDRVADWGWTDGLKPAANAPEWGMDKFRDRFMTAYGPEKK
- a CDS encoding acyl-CoA synthetase — its product is MEYNLADLFESVVDVVPDRAALVYLDHPGTGAERRLTYAELDAAANRVAHHLIDSGIRPGEHLGLHLYNGVEYLQTVLGCLKARVVPVNVNYRYVEEELVYLYQDAALAALVFDAEFTERVAAARPRATALRHLIRVGEPEPGSPELEAVPFAEAEAAGSPERGFPARSGDDQFIIYTGGTTGMPKGVMWRQEDLFFAGLGGGAPTGEPVKSPQELAERVAAGGEGITFFPTPPLMHGTSTLTAFIGFNFGQRVVIHRKFTAEDVLRTIEREKVTSVSLVGDAMLRPLIDALNGPMKGTDCSALFSVSSSGAIMSETVRAEFQALVPNVMLLNNFGSSESGFNGTATADSGPERGFRIRVNFRTQVVDPATHEPVAAGEVGRIAQCGNVPLGYYNDPRKTADTFFERDGERWVLLGDMATVDEEGVVTVLGRGSQCINTGGEKVYPEEVEQALKSHPDVYDALVAGVPDPRWGNHVAAVVQLRTGAPRPSLEDVQSYCRRHLAGYKIPRQLVITETIQRSPSGKADYRWAQEVAVGADR
- a CDS encoding crotonase/enoyl-CoA hydratase family protein → MGGTEHLTVRRENATLVLTLNRPEAKNALSLPMLVGLYDGWVEADADDAVRSIVLTGAGGAFCAGMDLKALAGSGLEGEEYRHRLKADPDLHWKAMLRHHRPRKPVISAIEGYCVAGGTEIIQGTDIRVAGESATFGLFEVKRGLFPIGGSTVRLQRQIPRTHALEMLLTARPYSAQEAAAIGLIGHVVPDGTALDKALEIAERINACGPLAVEAVKASVYETAEMTETEGLAAELKRGWPVFDTADAKEGTRAFAEKRPPVYRRA
- a CDS encoding Zn-ribbon domain-containing OB-fold protein, giving the protein MTTEVLKAPLVVEFPFTRSLGPVQSAFLTGLREQVVLGVRTTDGRTLVPPVEYDPVTADEIRDLVQVAPTGTVTTWAWNHAPRRGQPLGTPFAWVLVRLDGADTALLHALDAPGPDAVHSGMRVRIRWAAERTGAITDIACFEPDDSVIGGEAADHDGRFESMVTGIVASARLDYTYSPGRAQTDYINALAERRIVGERCPACRKVYVPPRGACPTCGVATAEQVEVGPGGTVTTFCIVNIKARNLDIEVPYVYAHIALDGADLALHGRIGGIPYDQVRMGLRVEPVWTEGGRYPDHYRPTGEPDADYETYKESL
- a CDS encoding thiolase domain-containing protein translates to MTREIAVVAFAQTDHRRTSDELSEVEMLMPVLHEVLDRTGLKTSDIGFTCSGSSDYLAGRAFSFTLALDGVGAWPPISESHVEMDGAWALYEAWTKLLTGDTDTALVYAYGKSSPGSVRDVLTRQLDPYYVAPLWPDSVALAALQAQALIDEGYTDEPALAAVAARSRADAQANSHAQLRGSVPHGEYVVHPLRTGDCPPIGDGAAAVILAAGDRARELCERPAWIRGIDHRIEAHSLGVRELTDSPSTRLAAEKAGAFERPVDTAELHAPFTSQEVVLRKALRLGDDVRVNPSGGALAANPIMAAGLVRIGEAAARIHRGESDRALAHATSGPCLQQNLVAVLEGEPRHVQ
- a CDS encoding thiolase domain-containing protein, producing MSSEPVAVVGIGQTKHVAARRDVSMAGLVREAAQRALTDAELTWADIDAVVIGKAPDFFEGVMMPELYLADALGAVGKPMLRVHTAGSVGGSTALVATNLVRSRVHATVLTLAYEKQSESNAMWGLSLPIPFQQPLLAGAGGFFAPHVRAYMRRSGAPDTVGSLVAYKDRRNALLNPYAHLHEHDITLEKVQASPMLWDPIRYSETCPSSDGAVAMILTDRAGAGRAPRPPAWLHGGAMRSEPTLFAGKDAVSPKAGQDCAADVYRQAGIADPRRDIDAVEMYVPFSWYEPMWLENLGFAAEGEGWKLTEAGVTELDGDLPVNMSGGVLSTNPIGASGMIRFAEAALQVRGLAGEHQVDGARRVLGHAYGGGSQFFSMWLVGSEPPTS
- a CDS encoding DUF397 domain-containing protein; its protein translation is MAESTIQEHPLAGWDKPELDLSNADWQSSSSGRGDVQIAFVEGFIAMRNSGRAHSPSLIFTPAEWGAFVSGAREGEFDLT
- a CDS encoding CGNR zinc finger domain-containing protein codes for the protein MRDPITSDITSDARLALDLALTVRHDGDGGIADDLTDTAGLTTWVRAHRDALPGTDGFVADEAELAAVRELRAAVRTLFARAVRPGEPSPADATRLLPLAEALRRLNEAAARTPTVPVLDWADDAEPVVRHQGVRGEGEVVAVLARAAVGFLAGADRERLRACHAPRCVRYFLKEHPRQEWCRPACGNRARVARHHERHKQSG